The Paenibacillus sp. FSL H7-0357 nucleotide sequence GTCCGGATGAAAATAGGAGTGCTGGCGCTTCAAGGCGCCGTAACAGAACATATTGTCAGTATAGAAAAAGCCGGGGCTGAGGGCCTGCCCATCAAGCGTGTAGAGCAGCTGGCTGAGGTCCAGGGGCTCATTATACCTGGTGGAGAGAGCACCACGATAGGCAAGCTGATGCGCAAGTATGGCTTCATTGAAGCGATACGCGATTTTGCAGGCTTGGGCAAGCCTATTTTTGGAACATGTGCCGGCATGATTGTACTGGCGAAGAGAATCGCCGGCGGTGAGCCCGGACATCTCGAACTGATGGACATTACCGTTGCCCGGAATGCCTTTGGCCGCCAGCGGGAAAGTTTTGAATGTGATCTGGAGGTTAAAGGGATAAATGAGCCGGTGCGTGCCGTCTTTATCCGCGCTCCTCTTATTAATGAAACGGGTCCGAATGTGGATGTGCTCACGGTTTACAATGATGAGATTGTAACTGCGCGTGAAGGCAATCTGCTGGTCTCCTCCTTTCATCCGGAACTGACAGAAGATTACCGGCTGCACCAGTATTTTGCCGATATGGTAGAGGCAAGTCTGGCAGCCAAACAATAGAACTGCATATAAGAACATTCTGACTCTTTCAGTGCTGCAAAACAGCAATTTGAAAGAGTTTAGGCTGTTTTCAGGAGGGAAACTTTGTGCTAGATGTAAAAGTATTGCGCAGTGATTACGCAAAGGTAGAAGAGGCGCTTAACAAACGCGGGAAATCGCTCGATTTGATCGCCCGATTTCCGCAGCTGGATCTGCGCCGCCGTGAGCTGCTGCAAGAGACAGAGGGTTTGAAGAACCGCCGGAACATTGTTTCCGGTGATGTTGCCAAGAAGAAGAAAAACGGCGAGCCGGCTGATGATTTAATTGCAGAGATGCGGACCGTTTCTGACCGCATTAAAGAACTCGATGATGAAGTGCGTGTTCTGGAGACTCAGATTGACGAACTGACGATGAGTATCCCGAACATTCCGCATGAATCTGTACCAGTAGGCAAATCCGAGGAAGAGAATGTTGAATTGCGCCGCTGGTCGCAGCCAAGAGAATTCGGATTCACTCCAAAATCACATTGGGAGCTGGCACAGCAGCTGGATATCATTGATTTTGAAGCTGCTGCTAAGGTAACCGGCTCCAGATTTGTTTTCTATAAGGGACTTGGAGCTCGTCTTGAACGTGCCCTGATTAACTTTATGATGGACCTTCACAGTGGAGAGCATAATTATGAAGAGATGCTGCCGCCGTATATCGTCAACAAGGATAGCTTATATGGTACAGGCCAGCTTCCGAAGTTTGAAGAGGATCTGTTCAAGCTGCGGGATACCGAGTACTACTTAATTCCTACGGCTGAAGTCCCAGTGACGAATTACTATCGTGAGGAGATTTTGACAGCGGCAGACCTACCCAAATATCATGTCGCTTACAGCTCCTGTTTCCGTTCTGAAGCAGGGTCGGCAGGACGTGATACCCGCGGACTTATCCGCCAGCACCAGTTCAACAAGGTGGAGCTGGTGAAGCTCACCACCCCTGAGACCTCGTATGAGGAGCTTGAGAAGATGACAGCGGATGCGGAGCGTGTACTGCAGCTTCTGGGGCTGCCATACCGTGTCCTGGGCCTATGCACCGGAGATATGGGCTTTACATCGGCTAAGACTTACGATTTGGAGGTTTGGCTGCCGGAGAGCGGCATGTACCGTGAAATCTCCTCTTGCTCCAATACGGAGGACTTCCAGGCGCGCCGGGCGAATATCCGTTTCCGCAAGGAACCCAAATCCAAGCCGGAGTTTGTTCATACGCTGAATGGCTCTGCACTGGCTGTCGGCCGGACGGTCGCCGCTATTCTGGAGAACTACCAGCAAGAAGATGGCAGCGTCCAGATTCCAGAGGCCCTTCAGCCGTATATGCGTAATGTAAAATGTATTAGTCCTAAAGTTTCTTAATAAAACAGTTGCTTATTGTTTGTATTGTGTGGTACAATTACTAATGCATGTGAAATTTAGATGCATTGGAGAGGTACCGAAGCGGTCATAACGGGGCGGTCTTGAAAACCGTTAGGGTGCAAGCCCACATGGGTTCGAATCCCATCCTCTCCGCCATTTCCTTTAATTGAATGAATTTACAGATAGAAGCCGCCTTCCTTGGAAGGCGGCTTTTTTGTACAGCAGGTTGAGAAAAATAAGGTTGTGGAATTTAATTTTTTAAATATTCCTTTACAGGAATATTCCCATGATGGTATATTTATATCGAGCAAGGGAATACAAAAGCCAGACACTTAATGAAGGGTACGTACCTTCACAGCT carries:
- the pdxT gene encoding pyridoxal 5'-phosphate synthase glutaminase subunit PdxT; translated protein: MKIGVLALQGAVTEHIVSIEKAGAEGLPIKRVEQLAEVQGLIIPGGESTTIGKLMRKYGFIEAIRDFAGLGKPIFGTCAGMIVLAKRIAGGEPGHLELMDITVARNAFGRQRESFECDLEVKGINEPVRAVFIRAPLINETGPNVDVLTVYNDEIVTAREGNLLVSSFHPELTEDYRLHQYFADMVEASLAAKQ
- the serS gene encoding serine--tRNA ligase; amino-acid sequence: MLDVKVLRSDYAKVEEALNKRGKSLDLIARFPQLDLRRRELLQETEGLKNRRNIVSGDVAKKKKNGEPADDLIAEMRTVSDRIKELDDEVRVLETQIDELTMSIPNIPHESVPVGKSEEENVELRRWSQPREFGFTPKSHWELAQQLDIIDFEAAAKVTGSRFVFYKGLGARLERALINFMMDLHSGEHNYEEMLPPYIVNKDSLYGTGQLPKFEEDLFKLRDTEYYLIPTAEVPVTNYYREEILTAADLPKYHVAYSSCFRSEAGSAGRDTRGLIRQHQFNKVELVKLTTPETSYEELEKMTADAERVLQLLGLPYRVLGLCTGDMGFTSAKTYDLEVWLPESGMYREISSCSNTEDFQARRANIRFRKEPKSKPEFVHTLNGSALAVGRTVAAILENYQQEDGSVQIPEALQPYMRNVKCISPKVS